From the genome of Arthrobacter sp. SLBN-122:
GAATCCAGTGCGGCCGGGACGTCCCGGTCCTCGGTTACCGTGACTCCGAACCCGCCGAAAGCCCTGGCCATCAGCGCAAAATCGGGGTTTTTCAGCTGGGTGCCCGACACGCGCTGCGGGTAGTGCCGCTCCTGATGGGTGCGGATGGTGCCGTACTCCTGGTTGTCCATGACCACCACCAGCGGGGTGGCGCCGTACTGGGCAGCCGTTGCCAGCTCCTGCCCGTTCATGAGGAACTCGCCGTCCCCGGCGATGGTAACCACGCGCCGTCGCGGTTCGGCCAGGGACGCAGCGATGGCCGAGGGGACGGAGTACCCCATGGAACCGTTCCGCGCGCTGATCATGGACGCGTAGCGGCGGGTGGGGAAATACCGGTGCGCCCAGTTGGTGTGTTCACCTGCACCAAAAGTCACCATTGCGTCCTCCGGCAGCCGTGGGACGAGATTGGCCATCAGGGTGTCCATCCGCGCCTGTCCTGCCGCCGGCGCAGCGGGAGGAAGCGCGGCAAATCGCTCCTGCTCAGCGCGCATCCGGCCCGTCCAGGCCTTCCACTCTTCCTTCACGGGCAGGCTGATGTCGGCCAGGCCGCGCACGAACGCTTCCGGCTTGGCCAGGATCTGCCGCGACACCGGGCCGGACCTTCCGCGGAGCGACGGGTCCACGCTGACCAGGAAATTCTCCTTGTTCCAGTCCTGCCTGCAGACGAAACCGTCCGTGATGACGTCCCCCGGCACCGTTCCCACGAAGACCAGGAGGTCGGTCTCCTCCAGCAGGTCATAGGTGGGGCGGGGACGGCCGTAGCCGATGGGGCCCACATAGGAGGGCGAATCGAAGGGCACCGTACCCTGCGTCCGCCATTCCGCCGCGGCCGGGATGTGGTGCCGTTCCAGCCATCCGGTGAGCTGGTCCGCGGCCTCCTGGGTCCAGTCATTGCCGCCG
Proteins encoded in this window:
- a CDS encoding thiamine pyrophosphate-dependent enzyme translates to MTPEPQPTLTSSPTRPAAVVHHRDAAVPALKSAGHMIVDSLVAHGVERTYVVPGESFLDVLDGLHNSTIETIVCRHEGGAAYMAEADGKLNQRPGVAMVTRGPGAANAHVGLHTAWQDSTPMLLFVGLIPFAHRDREAFQEFDIKSWFDTGAKRVMVLDHPERASEIVAEAMFAAMSGRPGPVVVGLPEDIIRQQVSPALHPAIPVAAGGMASTDAAALEAALAESSKPLFVTGGNDWTQEAADQLTGWLERHHIPAAAEWRTQGTVPFDSPSYVGPIGYGRPRPTYDLLEETDLLVFVGTVPGDVITDGFVCRQDWNKENFLVSVDPSLRGRSGPVSRQILAKPEAFVRGLADISLPVKEEWKAWTGRMRAEQERFAALPPAAPAAGQARMDTLMANLVPRLPEDAMVTFGAGEHTNWAHRYFPTRRYASMISARNGSMGYSVPSAIAASLAEPRRRVVTIAGDGEFLMNGQELATAAQYGATPLVVVMDNQEYGTIRTHQERHYPQRVSGTQLKNPDFALMARAFGGFGVTVTEDRDVPAALDSALAAIDRDGVFALIHLVVEQRVKAY